A single Cryomorphaceae bacterium DNA region contains:
- a CDS encoding glycosyltransferase, translating to MRILQLTHKPAYPPVDGGCIAMQKVMEGFLRLRRDVDVLTLSTFKHPYSPSAYPSKDGLRVFSADIDLRMKALDALKNLARRESYIMERFEDNRVREQLNNLLSQKNYEVIWIESIFWLPYLDQLQGAGVPLVLRSHNIEHRIWRELAFKAGFPRSAYLRLLSRRLGREERMMWNGVEQIYSISPEDQTIIERETNTPVFNLPMSVSANDIAAQPSKPFECHHLGAMDWIPNQEGMRWFLDEVWPLVRRKEAQSIFHLGGRRMTPEFLNWKAPGVHVHGEVDEPTKFRADHGVLVVPLFSGSGLRIKILEALSEGIPVLATPKAVEGLPNLEQSGIMVSDEPRMWVKYLVELWHRPVEGQKIAQKGMDYVQHHFGEPAVDELLSRGLAVLDKP from the coding sequence GTGCGCATTCTTCAACTGACGCATAAACCGGCCTACCCACCCGTGGATGGTGGTTGCATTGCCATGCAAAAGGTAATGGAAGGATTTCTGCGCCTACGGCGCGATGTCGATGTCCTCACCCTGAGCACCTTCAAGCACCCCTACAGCCCCTCTGCCTACCCGTCGAAGGATGGATTGAGGGTCTTTTCCGCAGACATAGACTTGCGTATGAAGGCCTTGGACGCACTGAAGAACCTTGCCCGCCGTGAGAGTTATATCATGGAACGCTTTGAAGACAATCGCGTCCGGGAACAACTCAATAATCTTCTTTCCCAGAAGAATTACGAAGTCATATGGATTGAAAGTATTTTCTGGCTCCCCTACCTAGACCAACTGCAGGGAGCTGGAGTTCCATTGGTTCTTAGAAGCCACAATATTGAGCATCGAATTTGGCGGGAGTTGGCTTTCAAAGCTGGATTCCCAAGATCTGCCTATTTAAGGCTACTATCGCGCCGTTTGGGGCGTGAGGAGCGTATGATGTGGAATGGTGTAGAACAGATTTACTCCATTAGTCCTGAGGATCAAACCATCATCGAGCGCGAGACCAACACACCAGTATTCAATCTTCCCATGTCCGTTTCGGCCAATGACATCGCCGCACAACCTTCGAAGCCTTTTGAATGCCATCATCTAGGCGCTATGGACTGGATTCCTAACCAAGAAGGAATGCGTTGGTTCTTGGACGAGGTGTGGCCCTTGGTTCGGCGCAAAGAGGCTCAATCCATCTTCCACCTGGGAGGTCGAAGGATGACCCCAGAATTCCTGAACTGGAAAGCACCTGGCGTTCACGTTCACGGAGAAGTGGATGAACCCACAAAGTTTCGGGCGGATCATGGCGTCCTGGTTGTGCCGCTCTTCAGCGGTTCGGGGCTGCGCATCAAGATTCTCGAAGCTCTGAGTGAGGGCATTCCCGTTCTCGCAACACCGAAGGCGGTAGAGGGCCTTCCGAACCTGGAACAGAGTGGTATTATGGTCAGTGATGAGCCTCGTATGTGGGTGAAATACCTCGTAGAGCTCTGGCATCGGCCCGTGGAGGGCCAAAAAATCGCTCAAAAAGGAATGGACTACGTTCAACACCATTTCGGTGAGCCCGCAGTCGATGAACTTCTATCGCGTGGATTAGCGGTCTTAGATAAACCTTGA
- the ribB gene encoding 3,4-dihydroxy-2-butanone-4-phosphate synthase: MSHLLDTVEEAIEDIRNGKVIIVVDDEDRENEGDFVAAAEKVTPEMINFMAVHGRGLICTPLLEERCEELELELMVGKNTALHETPFTVSVDLNGHGVTTGISASDRAKTIQALVDPNTKPEDLGRPGHIFPLKAKAGGVLRRTGHTEASVDLARMAGLEPAGVIVEIMNEDGTMARLPQLREIADKWDLKLISIEDLIAYRLNNESLINKRESFEMETAHGTFQLTAYEQRTNGQIHIALSKGTWTDDEAVLVRMHSSTVKNDLLEVLTKGGLPDLNSSMQQIAEAGKGVIVYLNMEGLGANILDTLRKMKESTSTPPRRDARDFGVGAQILRSLGVSKINLLTNHPSKRIGLVGYGLEIVDNTAL; this comes from the coding sequence ATGTCGCATTTGCTCGATACGGTCGAAGAGGCCATTGAAGATATTCGGAACGGAAAGGTCATCATTGTCGTGGACGATGAGGATCGAGAAAACGAAGGTGATTTTGTTGCCGCTGCCGAAAAAGTTACACCAGAGATGATCAATTTCATGGCCGTTCATGGTCGTGGTTTGATCTGTACCCCTCTTCTCGAGGAGCGTTGTGAAGAGCTCGAATTGGAGCTTATGGTCGGAAAGAATACGGCCTTGCACGAGACGCCATTTACGGTTTCCGTGGATTTGAATGGACACGGGGTGACGACGGGCATTAGTGCATCGGACCGTGCGAAGACGATTCAAGCCTTGGTGGATCCCAATACAAAACCGGAAGACCTTGGACGTCCAGGGCATATTTTCCCCTTGAAAGCCAAGGCCGGTGGCGTACTGCGCCGCACGGGCCACACGGAAGCTTCCGTTGACTTGGCGCGGATGGCGGGATTGGAGCCTGCCGGGGTCATTGTGGAGATCATGAACGAGGACGGGACCATGGCTCGCTTGCCACAGCTGCGCGAAATTGCTGATAAATGGGACCTCAAACTCATCTCCATCGAAGACTTGATTGCCTATCGTCTCAACAACGAGTCTCTGATTAACAAGCGCGAGAGCTTCGAGATGGAGACCGCTCATGGGACATTTCAGTTGACCGCTTACGAGCAGCGCACCAACGGACAGATTCACATCGCGCTCTCCAAAGGAACCTGGACCGATGATGAAGCTGTATTGGTTCGCATGCACAGCTCCACCGTGAAAAACGATTTGCTCGAGGTATTGACCAAAGGCGGGCTTCCTGATTTGAACTCGTCTATGCAGCAAATCGCTGAAGCCGGAAAAGGGGTCATCGTTTACCTGAATATGGAGGGTCTAGGAGCCAACATCTTGGACACCCTTCGCAAAATGAAGGAAAGCACTTCCACTCCCCCACGACGCGATGCCCGGGACTTTGGGGTCGGTGCCCAAATACTTCGGTCCTTGGGCGTTTCCAAGATCAACTTGCTCACCAACCATCCGAGCAAACGCATTGGTCTAGTGGGTTACGGACTGGAGATTGTCGACAACACGGCTCTCTAA
- a CDS encoding LptF/LptG family permease produces the protein MILFILLMQFVWKYVDDLVGKGLEWYVIAELLVYTSASLVPLALPLAVLLASIMTFGRMGENYELVAFKSSGVSFFRVMRPLLIAMFFLSIGAFLFSNYVIPYSNLKSGALLWDITRSKPAFNLRAGVFYNGIEGYSIKVASKGGDNGNLLQDVLIYDHTANRGNVKVISAKSGEMLIDEEANTMTLELYEGFSYEEMNPENRQKRKNYPLLRSHFSKEVIRFDLSNFKMKRTDEGLFKNNYKMLKFDQLTQAIDSLQGQLDDEEENFKERLAVRYNYNPPTKEGGVKTTSKKKVSNDPAVLDTVPGDFLLENYGIPEQLRIIQTATVAARNSKAYVYSYIGDFRNKNRWIVKHKLETHKKFTLSFAVIFLFLVGAPLGSIIRKGGMGLPVVVAVLIFLFYHIVSTTAEKLGKDFVLTPFGAMWLSSMILFPVGVWLTYKSTTDSALFNADRYWQPIENFFRSIFQRKKRRRAHSSTDA, from the coding sequence GTGATCCTTTTCATCCTGCTCATGCAATTCGTGTGGAAGTACGTGGATGATCTCGTCGGAAAAGGACTCGAATGGTACGTCATTGCCGAGCTCCTGGTCTATACTTCCGCCAGCTTAGTGCCTCTTGCTCTACCCCTTGCCGTTTTACTAGCCAGCATCATGACCTTTGGGCGTATGGGTGAAAACTACGAGCTCGTGGCCTTTAAAAGCTCAGGAGTATCCTTTTTCAGGGTGATGCGCCCCTTGCTCATTGCCATGTTCTTCTTATCCATCGGCGCGTTTCTCTTCAGTAACTATGTCATACCCTATTCAAACCTGAAAAGCGGTGCTCTTCTCTGGGACATCACCCGAAGCAAGCCAGCCTTTAACCTGCGTGCCGGTGTTTTTTACAACGGCATTGAAGGATACAGTATTAAGGTGGCCTCAAAAGGCGGTGATAATGGCAACTTGCTCCAGGATGTCCTGATCTATGACCATACAGCCAATCGAGGTAATGTCAAGGTCATCAGCGCCAAAAGTGGTGAGATGCTCATTGATGAAGAGGCGAATACCATGACCTTGGAGCTCTATGAAGGCTTCAGTTATGAGGAGATGAACCCCGAGAATCGCCAGAAAAGAAAGAACTACCCCCTACTTCGCTCCCATTTCAGCAAAGAGGTCATTCGCTTTGACCTCAGTAATTTCAAGATGAAACGGACTGATGAAGGTCTGTTCAAAAACAACTACAAAATGTTGAAGTTCGACCAGTTGACTCAGGCTATTGACAGCTTGCAAGGTCAATTGGACGATGAAGAAGAGAACTTCAAGGAGCGTTTGGCTGTGCGGTACAACTACAACCCTCCCACCAAGGAAGGTGGTGTCAAGACCACCTCAAAAAAGAAGGTGTCCAATGACCCCGCAGTTCTGGACACTGTACCTGGGGACTTTCTGTTGGAGAACTACGGCATTCCCGAGCAACTGCGCATCATCCAAACCGCTACGGTCGCCGCACGAAACTCAAAGGCATACGTCTATTCCTACATCGGAGATTTTCGCAATAAGAATCGATGGATCGTCAAGCACAAACTGGAAACCCACAAGAAGTTTACCCTCAGTTTCGCAGTCATCTTTCTATTTCTCGTGGGCGCTCCACTCGGCAGCATTATTCGCAAAGGTGGAATGGGGCTTCCGGTCGTTGTAGCGGTCCTGATCTTCCTTTTCTACCACATTGTTTCCACTACGGCTGAAAAGCTCGGAAAAGACTTTGTCCTCACACCTTTCGGCGCGATGTGGCTCTCCAGCATGATCCTATTCCCCGTAGGAGTCTGGTTGACTTACAAATCCACTACGGACTCAGCCCTTTTCAACGCCGATCGCTATTGGCAACCCATTGAGAACTTTTTCCGCAGCATCTTCCAACGCAAAAAACGCCGCCGTGCGCATTCTTCAACTGACGCATAA
- a CDS encoding outer membrane lipoprotein carrier protein LolA codes for MKRVIVIFALLMSSVVYGQQDPAAKALLDEVSATTRGYENIDLDFSFSLVNTSASIPPATMEGSILIQGESYHLELEGNEQISDGERIWRVLPDDEVVETMGVDDMEEEGLTPSRLLTMYESGFKYKLGDKKAFRDGEVQLVYLFPENPEAVPYSSVELAIDADKKQIMYLMENGKDGTVTTYEILSFETDVEVPAGSFTFDSNKYPGFEVIDVGF; via the coding sequence ATGAAACGAGTTATTGTAATTTTTGCGCTCTTGATGAGTTCTGTGGTTTACGGCCAACAGGATCCAGCTGCCAAAGCGCTCTTGGATGAAGTATCGGCTACAACCCGAGGGTATGAGAATATCGATTTGGACTTTTCCTTTTCATTGGTCAACACTTCGGCCAGTATACCTCCGGCAACGATGGAGGGATCGATCTTGATTCAAGGAGAATCCTATCACCTAGAATTAGAAGGAAACGAGCAAATCAGCGATGGAGAACGCATATGGCGCGTGCTTCCCGATGATGAAGTTGTAGAAACCATGGGCGTTGACGACATGGAAGAGGAAGGATTAACCCCTAGTCGCTTACTGACCATGTACGAATCCGGGTTCAAATACAAGCTCGGCGACAAAAAGGCGTTCCGTGATGGTGAGGTACAGTTGGTGTACTTGTTTCCAGAAAACCCAGAGGCCGTTCCCTACAGCAGTGTTGAACTGGCCATTGATGCGGACAAGAAACAGATCATGTACCTCATGGAGAACGGAAAAGATGGTACGGTCACTACGTACGAGATCTTGTCCTTTGAAACAGATGTGGAGGTTCCTGCAGGGTCCTTTACCTTTGATTCCAACAAGTACCCAGGCTTCGAAGTGATCGACGTCGGGTTCTAA